In Salvelinus alpinus chromosome 30, SLU_Salpinus.1, whole genome shotgun sequence, a single genomic region encodes these proteins:
- the LOC139559541 gene encoding retinitis pigmentosa 1-like 1 protein has protein sequence MEEREGAARAQRPRAQRPGAQRPGAQRPGAQRVRGTGGAESEGTESSESEGTESEGTEGAESEGTEGAESEGTESAQSEGTESEGTESSESEGTESEGTEGAESEGTESSESEGTESEGTESSESEGTESSESEGTESSESEGTESSESEGTESEGAEKSSESEGTESSESEGTESSESEGTESSESEGTESSESSESSESSESEGTEGAESEGTEGSESEGTESSESEGTESEGAESEGAEISESRELRERGRRERGRRERGRRERGRRERGRRERGRRERGRRDLREQRAQRAESSESEGTESDGTESSESDGTESSESEGTESSESDGTESEGAEISESRDLREQRAQRAESSESEGTESSESEGTESEGTESSESEGTESEGTESEGTESEGAEISESSESAEIPESSESNGTESEGTESTESEGAESSESECAESSESEGAESSESEGAESEGTESTESEGAESSESEGAESSESEGAESSESEGAESSESEGAESEGAESAGRT, from the exons atggaggagagagagggagcagcgaGGGCGCAGAGACCGAGGGCGCAGAGACCAGGGGCGCAGAGACCAGGGGCGCAGAGACCAGGGGCGCAGAGGGTGAGGGGCACAGGGGGCGCAGAGAGCGAGGGCACAGAGAGCTCAGAGAGCGAGGGCACAGAGAGCGAGGGCACAGAGGGCGCAGAGAGCGAGGGCACAGAGGGCGCAGAGAGCGAGGGCACAGAGAGCGCACAGAGCGAGGGCACAGAGAGCGAGGGCACAGAGAGCTCAGAGAGCGAGGGCACAGAGAGCGAGGGCACAGAGGGCGCAGAGAGCGAGGGCACAGAGAGCTCAGAGAGCGAGGGCACAGAGAGCGAGGGCACAGAGAGCTCAGAGAGCGAGGGCACAGAGAGCTCAGAGAGCGAGGGCACAGAGAGCTCAGAGAGCGAGGGCACAGAGAGCTCAGAGAGCGAGGGCACAGAGAGCGAGGGCGCAGAGA AGAGCTCAGAGAGCGAGGGCACAGAGAGCTCAGAGAGCGAGGGCACAGAGAGCTCAGAGAGCGAGGGCACAGAGAGCTCAGAGAGCGAGGGCACAGAGAGCTCCGAGAGCTCAGAGAGCTCAGAGAGCTCAGAGAGCGAGGGCACAGAGGGCGCAGAGAGCGAGGGCACAGAGGGCTCAGAGAGCGAGGGCACAGAGAGCTCAGAGAGCGAGGGCACAGAGAGCGAGGGCGCAGAGAGCGAGGGCGCAGAGATCTCAGAGAGCAGAGAACTCAGAGAGCGAGGGCGCAGAGAGCGAGGGCGCAGAGAGCGAGGGCGCAGAGAGCGAGGGCGCAGAGAGCGAGGGCGCAGAGAGCGAGGGCGCAGAGAGCGAGGGCGCAGAGATCTCAGAGAGCAGAGAGCTCAGAGAGCAGAGAGCTCAGAGAGCGAGGGCACAGAGAGCGATGGCACAGAGAGCTCAGAGAGCGATGGCACAGAGAGCTCAGAGAGCGAGGGCACAGAGAGCTCAGAGAGCGACGGCACAGAGAGCGAGGGCGCAGAGATCTCAGAGAGCAGAGATCTCAGAGAGCAGAGAGCTCAGAGAGCAGAGAGCTCAGAGAGCGAGGGCACAGAGAGCTCAGAGAGCGAGGGCACAGAGAGCGAGGGCACAGAGAGCTCAGAGAGCGAGGGCACAGAGAGCGAGGGCACAGAGAGCGAGGGCACAGAGAGCGAGGGCGCAGAGATCTCAGAGAGCTCAGAGAGCGCAGAGATCCCCGAGAGCTCAGAGAGCAATGGCACCGAGAGCGAGGGCACCGAGAGCACCGAGAGCGAGGGCGCAGAGAGCTCAGAGAGCGAGTGCGCAGAGAGCTCAGAGAGCGAGGGCGCAGAGAGCTCAGAGAGCGAGGGCGCAGAGAGCGAGGGCACCGAGAGCACCGAGAGCGAGGGCGCAGAGAGCTCAGAGAGCGAGGGCGCAGAGAGCTCAGAGAGCGAGGGCGCAGAGAGCTCAGAGAGCGAGGGCGCAGAGAGCTCAGAGAGCGAGGGCGCAGAGAGCGAGGGCGCAGAGAGCGCAGGACGTACTTAG